From the genome of Alphaproteobacteria bacterium CG11_big_fil_rev_8_21_14_0_20_39_49:
ACTCCAGACAATCGCTGTAATAACAGATATAGCCACCACTACAGGCACAAAATACCCCGCCACAATATCAGCCATTTTCTGGATTGGCGCACGTGAACGCTGGGCTTCCGCCACCATATGCACAATTTGTGATAACACGGTTTCAGAGCCAACACGCTTGGCTTCCATAACAAAACCGCCTGTCTGGTTTAACGTTGCTCCTGTTACATTATCGCCTGATTTTTTGGTAACAGGCATGGATTCTCCGGTAATCATGGATTCGTCAATTGTGCTGGAGCCTTCCATAATAACACCATCCACAGGCACAGATTCACCCGGGCGCACCCGTAATTTATCGCCCAATTGGACTTTATCCAGCGGCACGTCTTCTTCCGAACCATCTTCGCGTAATATCCGCGCGGTTTTCGGCGCAAGGTCAAGCAGTGCACGAATGGCGCTGTTGGTTTGTGAGCGGGCGCGAAGTTCCATTACCTGACCTAGCATAACCAGAGTTATAATAACCGCTGCGGCTTCAAAATAGACATCCGGATAGCCGTTTGCCATTTGCATTTCGGCGGGGAATATATCAGGCAATAGCATTGCGATAACACTGTAAACATAGGCAACTCCCGTACCAAGCGCAATCAGTGAGAACATATTAAGGTGGCGGTTAACCACTGATGCCCAGGCTTTTTTGAAAAACGGAATAGCCCCCCATAGCATCACAGGGGTGGCAAGTGCAAATTCTACCCATAATGCCGTTGTCGATGAAATATATGCTTCCATGGGTTTGCCGGGCAAGTGGTCAAGCATTACCAGTAGCAAAGTCGGAATTGATAACACGGCACATATCCAGAACCGCCTTGTCATATCAATCAGCTCTGATTTATCCTCATCAATTGCGCCACCTTTTGGCTCTAACGCCATGCCACATTTAGGGCAGCTTCCGGGGCCAATCTGCTCGACTTCAGGGTGCATCGGGCAAGTATAGATTACGCCTTCAGGAACATTTTGGTTGGCAGTATATTCTTCTTTGTTGATATATTTCTCAGGAGATGCTTTAAATTTACCAAGGCATTTACTGCTGCAAAAATGATATTCCTGACCTTTATGTGTGAAGTGGTGCTCTGTTTTTTTAGGATCAACATCCATACCGCAAACAGGGTCTTTTATGGCTGATTTTCTATGACAATCCATCTTTTCTTTTTTACCGGCACAGCAACATGAATGTTCTTTTTTAGTTTCGTGTGAATGTTTCATAATCTGTATCGCTTAACTTTGAGTTATAAATTTGTGAATGAAAATACCACCACCATATAATGCAGCCATTGCCACAATTGATATCGTCATTGCTGCCGGAAATGCCAGTCCCTGTTTTATCAGGAAAGGCAGAATCAGGAAAAATGCCAGCGATGGAAATACCAACCAGAACACCGAATGGGAAAGCTCAATGATTTTGCCGGTATCATGCGTATCGAAATAAACCCATGTAAAAGCCAAAATCGATATAAGTGGTAATGATGTAAGCAAAGCTGCCCACAATGTATAACGCCTTGCAAGTTCGGACACGGCGGCAACAATAAAGGCTGTGATTACAACTTTTACGACAAAATACATCATCTATTCTCTGCTCCTGCATTAGAAAACTTCGGTACAAACGCAGGCACATGCGTGGCATAATCATCCCATGCTTTGCCGAACCGTTTTCTGGATTCTTTCTCTTCAAATCTGGCTAATCGCCAATACATTACAACCAGAATTGGGAACATGACTAAAGTCACCAGTGTCGGCCATTGCAGTAAAAATCCGAACATAATGGCTACGAAGCCGATATATTGCGGATGGCGTACTTTCGCGTATAATCCCGTTACCGCCAGCTTACCTGCTTTCTGCGCGTTATAAAGCGTACTCCATGCATTAGCTAAGAGATAAAAGCCTAATCCAATAAAAATAAAGCTTGCTATATGCAGCGGGTCAAAATGAGCGTCACCCTTAAATCCAAATATTGTATGCAATAGATGGCCGTTTTCATGCGAAAAAAAATCCACTCCCGGATATTTACTGGTAAGCCAGCCGGAAAATAAATAGATAGTCAGCGGAAAACCGTACATCTCAACAAAGAGTGCCACGATAAATGCCGAGAACGCACTGAATGAACGCCAGTCACGTTTTGTTTGCGGTTTAAAAAAACTAAAGGCAAAAACGATAAAGATTGCCGAGTTTAATATAACCAGCGTCCATAACCCATATGCCGAATCTGTAGTGTGTTCCATGGCTATTTCTCCTCATCGTCTTTATGGTGGTGGCCGCCATGTCCGTGATGCATGAACATATGCATAACCGGACAGGCAAGGAGAATTAGCCATGGCAACGCCTGATAGACATGTGCCTGATGTTCGGTAATAAGGTAAAAGCCAATGAACGCCATAAAAACGATGGCGATAATACCGTCCCTCGTAAACCACCAACTGCCTTTATGTTCTGGCTTGTGGTAATGTTCATGGTCATGTTGCATTGGCTATTCCTCTTTACGTTTTAACATTAGGCCGCTTCTTTTTTCTTTGCGGCATTTGCGTTAGCTGATTTCTTTGTTACCTCAGAAAAAGCTTCAGCCACTTTTTTATTAATAATTTCGCCTGTCTGGCTACCGGATTTAACGGCTGTGTCGAACAGTTCTTTTGAGTTGCTGATAGCAGAATCAAAGGATGATTTTGCAAAGTCTGCCTGCTTTGCAACTTTGTCTTCAATGTTATTTGAAGAAAACGCTACATCTTGAAAAAACTTTGATGCAATTTCGGCATTTTTCTGAGCAATTTCTAGCTGGCGGGAAGATAGTTCCTGTACACCATCGAAAATTGATTTCGTAATCTCGGAAAATGCTTTGGCATTGGATTGCCCGGCAGCAGTATATTGCTCCCAGTCAAAGTTTTTTGCAAACGGGTTGCTTTCAGCCATTGTGCTGAAGAAACTGAAAAATGGATTTTTAGTAGTCATGGTAGTACCTCTTAAAATTAAAGTTAGAAAAAATAGTTTAGTAGTGCTTCCTTATTTTGAATGATGCTTGCTTGAATCATCGTCACTTGATCCGCCCATCATCATTCCACGCATCATTCCCATATTTTTGTGCATTTGCTGCATCTGCTCGTGCATCTGCATCATATTGCCCTGCATGTCCTTCATCTGCATTTTCATTTTGGGATTATCGGTCATACCCATCATATCTTTCATATGACCCTGCATCTGCTCCATCATGCCCATCATGTTGCCCATGCCTGTACCCATCTGCCCCATCTGATCGGACATAGGGCAGGTTTCACTGCCAGTTTTCGGGCATTGCTGGTACATCATATTGCCCTTCATAGGCATGTTCTTACTGCCCATACCACCTTCATGATGCCCGGCATAAGTGGTTGCAGGCATGGCAATTGCAGAAACAACCAATAATGTTTTAATAAAAATTTTCATTTGCAGCTCCTCGTTTAAGTTTAAAATAAATCATAACAACTCTATTTATAATTGTATTCATTTTTTATAATTCATGAATTATGCCGGTGGTACATCCGGCGATAAATAACGGTAATAATATTGCAATAAGTAACTTCTTCATAAATCCCCTTTATAATTAATGACGGTGTTCGCCATGCTCATGGCTGTTGTGATCATGATCTTCCATTGTTTCAGACATTTCACCCATTTCATGGTGATCTACAGCTTTGGTTTCACCGGGTTTTGATGCTTTGCCAACTATGATAGTACCTTTCATGCCAAGCGCTTCATGTGGGTGACAGTGGAACTGGTATGTGCCGGGAACATTGAAGGTATAGGAAAACTTATCGCCCTTTTTCTCCATCATCGGCGACATAATCATTTCATTTACACCCTTTGGTACATTCACAAACATCACATCGTGCATCTCATCCTGTGCGTTTACGAAGTTAACCGTATCACCAGGCTGGATTGTCAGCTTATCAGGTGAGAAAAAATTTTGTTTTTCAGCATTGTAATCCGTCACTTCTTTGATGGTATATTCTTTTGCGAAAGCTGGGGTTGTAGCCAGCATCAACGCTGTAGTCAGTAAGAGTTTTTTCATAGTAGTTCCTTTAGTTAAAACATTAAACGCAAGCCAACACTGG
Proteins encoded in this window:
- a CDS encoding isoprenylcysteine carboxyl methyltransferase, translated to MEHTTDSAYGLWTLVILNSAIFIVFAFSFFKPQTKRDWRSFSAFSAFIVALFVEMYGFPLTIYLFSGWLTSKYPGVDFFSHENGHLLHTIFGFKGDAHFDPLHIASFIFIGLGFYLLANAWSTLYNAQKAGKLAVTGLYAKVRHPQYIGFVAIMFGFLLQWPTLVTLVMFPILVVMYWRLARFEEKESRKRFGKAWDDYATHVPAFVPKFSNAGAENR
- a CDS encoding copper-translocating P-type ATPase, producing MKHSHETKKEHSCCCAGKKEKMDCHRKSAIKDPVCGMDVDPKKTEHHFTHKGQEYHFCSSKCLGKFKASPEKYINKEEYTANQNVPEGVIYTCPMHPEVEQIGPGSCPKCGMALEPKGGAIDEDKSELIDMTRRFWICAVLSIPTLLLVMLDHLPGKPMEAYISSTTALWVEFALATPVMLWGAIPFFKKAWASVVNRHLNMFSLIALGTGVAYVYSVIAMLLPDIFPAEMQMANGYPDVYFEAAAVIITLVMLGQVMELRARSQTNSAIRALLDLAPKTARILREDGSEEDVPLDKVQLGDKLRVRPGESVPVDGVIMEGSSTIDESMITGESMPVTKKSGDNVTGATLNQTGGFVMEAKRVGSETVLSQIVHMVAEAQRSRAPIQKMADIVAGYFVPVVVAISVITAIVWSIWGPEPALSFAVINAVAVLIIACPCAVGLATPMSIMVGTGRGAQVGILIKNAESLELMEKITVLVIDKTGTLTEGKPKLTSVIVDKGYKEDELLLLAATLEKGSEHPLANAIVEGAKERGITLSNAKDFESFTGKGVAGVVNKKKVALGNDKLLKELNIEETDLLKQADDLRSKGETVMMVAVNGKLAGLIGVADPIKPTTKQALHDLRESGIRIVMLTGDNEKTARAVAGQLEIDEIEAGVLPDRKSEVVKRLKSEGHMVAMAGDGVNDAPALAQADVGIAMGTGADIAMESAEITLVKGDLTGIVRARKLSQATMTNIRQNLFFAFIYNATGVPIAAGVLYPFFGLLLNPIIASAAMVFSSLSVILNASRLKKVNL